The Corynebacterium qintianiae genome has a window encoding:
- a CDS encoding ABC transporter permease — protein sequence MNWTWLVSNAGRIGSLALDHLVIALPAIAAAFLVAVPIGWLAHRSGRAREVVVVASSLIYVVPSLAMFVLLPLVLGTSVLSPANVVVAMTLYGIALMVRSSADSFAAVPAAVRQSAVAAGYSPFKRIVGVELPLAGPGLLAGVRVVAASTVSLVSVGALIGVQSLGTLFTEGFQRSFPTQIIAGLVGTILLAVLIDALLVAIGHAAMPWTRKAALR from the coding sequence GTGAATTGGACGTGGCTCGTCTCCAACGCGGGGCGCATCGGCTCGCTCGCTCTGGACCACCTTGTGATCGCCCTGCCCGCGATTGCCGCCGCTTTTCTCGTCGCGGTGCCGATCGGCTGGCTGGCACACCGCTCGGGCCGCGCTCGCGAGGTGGTAGTGGTGGCCTCGAGCTTGATCTATGTCGTTCCTTCCCTCGCCATGTTCGTCCTCCTGCCACTGGTGCTGGGCACCTCGGTCCTTTCCCCCGCTAACGTTGTTGTGGCGATGACGCTCTACGGCATCGCGTTGATGGTGCGCTCGAGCGCTGATTCTTTCGCCGCAGTGCCCGCGGCCGTGCGTCAGTCGGCCGTGGCAGCGGGGTATTCCCCTTTCAAACGGATTGTCGGTGTCGAGCTTCCCCTCGCGGGGCCCGGTTTGCTCGCGGGCGTGCGGGTCGTGGCGGCCTCGACGGTCAGCCTCGTCTCCGTCGGCGCTTTGATCGGCGTGCAGTCGCTGGGCACCTTGTTCACCGAGGGATTCCAGCGCTCCTTTCCGACGCAGATCATCGCTGGGCTCGTGGGCACGATCCTTCTGGCCGTGCTTATCGACGCCCTCCTAGTCGCCATCGGCCACGCCGCCATGCCCTGGACCCGGAAGGCGGCACTGCGATGA
- a CDS encoding cryptochrome/photolyase family protein, producing the protein MTATPTTLVWFRDDLRLADNAALSWAAERGPVVGLFVHETVGRPLGGAAAWWLRRSLENFRASFPAPLIELSGDPRDIVPRLARELGAEVTWNRRYHRNEVDAPIKEATGAVSHPGYLLTEPWEVRTSAGRPYRVFTPFHKAVQSSLLDAPPTPLPAPDIIPAEVEPVTADRPPEPTWTATLAAHNTPGEQAAHTQLDRFLGALADEGTYDNDALDGVTSGLSAHLRFGEISPDYVWHRAAAAGTWAFLRQLVWRDFAWHRFYHLPDMATRNVRAQFDRFPWEWTPGDVPGDLAAWQSGRTGVPLVDAGMRELWATGRMHNRVRMVAGSWLTKNLGIHWRHGEEWFWDTLVDADAASNAFNWQWVAGSGDDAAPYFRVFNPLTQAEKFDPRGNYVRRWVPEANTPLYPEPMVDIKESRRTALAAYDGIRTG; encoded by the coding sequence GTGACCGCCACCCCCACAACCCTCGTCTGGTTCCGCGACGACTTGCGCCTCGCCGACAACGCAGCACTGTCCTGGGCGGCCGAGCGCGGGCCCGTCGTCGGGCTCTTCGTCCATGAGACCGTGGGGCGCCCGCTGGGAGGGGCCGCCGCGTGGTGGCTGCGCCGCAGCCTGGAAAACTTCCGGGCTTCTTTCCCCGCCCCGCTCATTGAGCTTTCCGGCGACCCCCGCGACATTGTCCCCCGTCTTGCCCGTGAGCTCGGCGCCGAGGTGACGTGGAACCGCCGCTACCACCGCAACGAGGTAGATGCCCCGATCAAGGAGGCCACCGGCGCGGTCTCGCACCCGGGCTACCTCCTGACCGAGCCGTGGGAGGTGCGCACGTCCGCGGGCAGGCCTTACCGCGTCTTCACCCCCTTCCACAAGGCGGTGCAGTCATCGCTTCTCGACGCCCCTCCCACGCCCCTGCCCGCACCCGACATCATCCCGGCCGAGGTGGAGCCGGTCACCGCGGATCGCCCGCCCGAGCCGACGTGGACCGCCACCCTCGCCGCGCATAACACCCCGGGCGAGCAGGCCGCCCATACGCAGCTCGACAGGTTTCTCGGGGCTCTCGCGGACGAGGGCACTTACGACAACGATGCGCTTGACGGTGTGACTTCAGGCCTTTCCGCGCACCTGCGCTTCGGCGAGATCAGCCCGGATTATGTGTGGCACCGGGCTGCGGCGGCCGGTACGTGGGCTTTCCTGCGCCAACTGGTGTGGCGCGATTTCGCCTGGCACCGCTTCTACCACCTGCCGGACATGGCCACGCGCAACGTGCGCGCCCAGTTCGACCGCTTCCCCTGGGAGTGGACCCCGGGTGACGTACCGGGCGACCTCGCGGCATGGCAGTCAGGCCGCACGGGTGTCCCGCTTGTCGACGCCGGGATGCGCGAGCTCTGGGCCACCGGACGCATGCACAACCGGGTGCGCATGGTGGCAGGCTCGTGGCTAACGAAAAACCTGGGCATCCACTGGCGCCACGGTGAGGAGTGGTTCTGGGACACGCTTGTTGACGCAGATGCAGCCTCCAACGCGTTCAACTGGCAATGGGTCGCGGGCTCGGGTGACGACGCCGCGCCCTACTTCCGCGTGTTCAACCCACTGACACAGGCCGAAAAATTTGACCCGCGCGGCAACTACGTGCGGCGCTGGGTTCCGGAGGCAAACACCCCGCTCTATCCCGAGCCGATGGTCGACATTAAAGAGTCGCGGCGCACGGCTCTGGCGGCCTACGACGGCATTAGGACTGGTTGA
- a CDS encoding SDR family NAD(P)-dependent oxidoreductase: protein MKLALVTGATGFIGQRVVLDLVKKGWRVRCLCRSLDKAMSMPWAKYVDSGEVEVVVGDAAERADVERALDGVDCAWYLLHSMSSGSGFAEKEAGMARQFGEVAAEKSVGRIVYLGGLHPEGPEAADMSEHLASRVRVGEELRSAGVPTAALQAGVVIGDGSLSFKLLRHVSERVPTFAAPRWITNRITPISVRDVVHYLVAAADLSPEQDRAFDIGGPDTMPYVDMMQRYTQVKGVNRRPFLAAPIMTRRFASFGLSVLTPLSMKEILPIFDSVSSDTVLEERDLESLVGTPEGGNQPFDEAVAIAAEGTDAGRYGRIATTVHLSVLAAAVAGSLLTDPDSREYRNLKKPSWQPPAAAFPLVWTLLYVDLAVISTTTIADSLEEGEPDAARGDALALAGNLVLNAGWSGVFFRSRRRGLSTAWAAALAASSADLVRRAYRRSPTRAALLAPYPLWCAFATVLTGRIARLNQS from the coding sequence ATGAAGCTCGCTCTCGTTACAGGCGCCACCGGTTTCATCGGGCAGCGCGTCGTGCTCGACCTGGTCAAGAAAGGCTGGCGGGTGCGCTGCCTGTGCCGCAGCCTCGATAAGGCAATGTCTATGCCGTGGGCGAAGTATGTGGACTCGGGCGAGGTCGAGGTCGTCGTGGGCGACGCCGCTGAGCGCGCCGATGTCGAACGCGCCCTCGACGGTGTGGACTGTGCCTGGTACCTGCTGCACTCCATGTCCTCGGGTAGTGGGTTCGCCGAAAAGGAGGCGGGCATGGCGCGCCAGTTCGGCGAAGTGGCGGCCGAGAAATCGGTCGGGCGCATCGTCTACCTGGGTGGGCTGCACCCCGAAGGGCCGGAGGCCGCGGACATGTCGGAGCACCTCGCCTCCCGCGTCCGCGTCGGCGAGGAACTGAGGTCCGCAGGCGTGCCGACGGCCGCGCTGCAGGCCGGGGTCGTCATCGGCGACGGCTCCCTGTCTTTCAAGCTGCTGCGCCACGTCTCCGAGCGCGTGCCCACCTTCGCCGCGCCGCGCTGGATCACTAACCGCATCACGCCGATTTCTGTGCGCGACGTCGTTCACTACCTCGTCGCTGCGGCCGATTTGTCGCCCGAGCAGGACCGGGCCTTCGACATTGGCGGCCCCGACACAATGCCGTATGTCGACATGATGCAGCGATACACCCAGGTAAAGGGCGTGAACCGCCGTCCGTTCCTTGCGGCGCCGATCATGACGAGGCGCTTCGCCTCTTTCGGCCTATCGGTGCTGACCCCGCTGTCGATGAAGGAGATCCTGCCCATCTTCGACAGCGTTTCCTCCGACACCGTGCTCGAGGAGCGTGACCTTGAGTCACTCGTCGGCACGCCGGAAGGCGGGAACCAGCCCTTCGATGAAGCGGTTGCGATCGCGGCCGAGGGCACTGACGCGGGCCGCTACGGCAGGATCGCGACGACGGTTCACCTGTCGGTGCTCGCGGCCGCCGTCGCGGGCTCGTTGCTCACGGACCCGGATTCGCGCGAGTACAGGAATCTGAAAAAGCCGTCCTGGCAGCCCCCGGCTGCGGCGTTTCCCCTCGTGTGGACGCTGCTGTACGTCGACCTCGCGGTGATCTCCACCACGACCATCGCGGACTCACTGGAAGAAGGCGAGCCGGACGCGGCGCGCGGCGACGCCCTCGCACTCGCGGGCAACCTGGTCTTGAACGCCGGATGGAGTGGCGTGTTCTTCCGCTCCCGTAGGCGAGGCTTGTCGACGGCCTGGGCAGCAGCCCTCGCAGCCTCCTCCGCGGACCTCGTCCGCCGCGCGTACCGCCGCTCGCCGACACGGGCTGCGCTTCTGGCCCCCTACCCGCTGTGGTGCGCATTCGCGACAGTGCTGACGGGGCGGATCGCTCGCCTCAACCAGTCCTAA
- a CDS encoding glycine betaine ABC transporter substrate-binding protein encodes MKRTVAAGATVLATLTLTACGTQDPFAEETPAPSSAAEPGTVVIGTANFPESEIIGQIWAEALRKEGFDVEVSSGIGSREVYLGALQEGSVNVVPEYSGNLTQFYGGGELADALPEDLVAGELSPAESKDAYRVTRDLADEQGLVTIADLDKLDTITIAAPPEFAQRPYGPEGLTTVYGIDAGKIKVNPISDGGGPLTVQALVEGAANVANIFTTSPALLKNGEEADLVILEDPENLIPPQNIVPVIKAGSLPDGALDVINSVDAQLTTEDVVAMNMRNVGPERAEPATIAKDFVASLD; translated from the coding sequence ATGAAACGCACAGTCGCCGCAGGCGCCACCGTCCTTGCCACCTTGACCTTGACAGCCTGCGGGACGCAGGATCCCTTTGCGGAGGAAACCCCGGCCCCCTCGAGCGCCGCGGAGCCCGGAACCGTCGTCATCGGGACCGCGAACTTTCCGGAGTCCGAGATCATCGGCCAGATCTGGGCGGAGGCACTGCGCAAGGAGGGCTTCGACGTTGAGGTGTCCTCCGGCATCGGCTCCCGCGAGGTGTACCTGGGTGCTTTGCAGGAGGGCTCCGTCAACGTCGTGCCGGAGTACTCCGGTAACCTCACGCAGTTCTATGGCGGCGGCGAACTCGCCGACGCCCTGCCGGAGGACCTCGTCGCCGGAGAGCTCAGCCCCGCCGAGTCCAAGGACGCCTACCGCGTCACGCGTGACCTGGCCGACGAGCAGGGTCTGGTCACGATCGCCGACCTTGACAAGCTGGACACGATAACAATCGCCGCGCCTCCGGAGTTCGCTCAGCGCCCCTACGGGCCTGAGGGCCTGACCACGGTGTACGGTATCGATGCGGGCAAGATCAAGGTCAACCCGATTTCGGACGGCGGCGGCCCGCTTACCGTGCAGGCGCTGGTCGAGGGCGCCGCCAACGTGGCCAACATCTTCACCACCTCCCCCGCCCTGCTCAAAAACGGCGAGGAGGCGGACCTCGTCATCCTCGAGGACCCGGAGAATCTAATCCCGCCGCAGAACATCGTGCCGGTGATTAAGGCGGGTTCGCTTCCTGACGGCGCCCTCGATGTGATCAACTCCGTCGACGCGCAGTTGACCACCGAAGATGTGGTTGCGATGAATATGCGCAACGTCGGGCCGGAACGCGCCGAGCCGGCGACGATCGCGAAGGACTTCGTCGCCTCCCTGGATTAG
- a CDS encoding CPBP family glutamic-type intramembrane protease, with protein MPLPRLAFLLPCLVGAAGLFAARWAGDGTPGFYLATVITALVYAAAWWFMGSRDAFAGPRRAQEIGRGIVVGALLAALFVAGAVVVSRIPALAEPVDQLLSTVDRGGWGPTLFVLVINGIGEELIYRDAVPRQLRARGLVTRTAAVAAVSVSLYCLVTVAMGVPLLILAAAVVGAVAHFEVVRSERLYSPIALHLTWSIGMLFILPLFF; from the coding sequence ATGCCACTACCCAGACTCGCGTTCCTGCTCCCCTGCCTCGTCGGCGCCGCCGGCCTGTTTGCCGCGCGCTGGGCGGGTGACGGTACCCCGGGCTTCTACCTGGCCACCGTGATCACGGCCCTGGTCTACGCCGCCGCGTGGTGGTTCATGGGTTCCCGCGACGCGTTCGCGGGCCCCCGCCGCGCGCAGGAAATCGGCCGCGGCATCGTCGTCGGCGCGCTTCTGGCGGCGCTGTTCGTGGCGGGTGCCGTGGTGGTCAGCCGGATCCCGGCTCTGGCGGAACCCGTCGATCAGCTGCTGTCCACGGTCGACCGCGGCGGTTGGGGGCCGACCCTCTTCGTTCTTGTAATCAACGGCATCGGCGAGGAGCTCATCTACCGCGATGCCGTGCCGCGCCAGCTGCGCGCCCGGGGCTTAGTGACAAGGACGGCGGCGGTCGCGGCGGTCTCGGTTTCCCTGTACTGCCTCGTCACCGTCGCCATGGGTGTGCCTCTGCTCATCCTCGCGGCCGCCGTGGTCGGCGCCGTAGCCCACTTCGAGGTCGTGCGCAGCGAGCGACTGTATTCCCCGATTGCGCTCCACCTGACGTGGAGCATCGGTATGCTGTTCATTTTGCCGCTGTTCTTCTAA
- a CDS encoding DUF4307 domain-containing protein, translating into MTNNELARPKSRYGDQDSPNPTSGIGGKVLAIAAVLMVVLVLVAGARTYMQRQSVPVTASFVTQEAVDDETTRLWIDVTRRDTSVPTYCIVTAVDYDFAEVGRREVIVPAGGDELIHVGVDLPVRKPAVSGRIYGCSEDIPFYMDTSQTYTAAYSAPTA; encoded by the coding sequence GTGACCAATAACGAGCTTGCCCGCCCAAAGAGCCGATACGGCGACCAGGACTCACCGAACCCGACTTCCGGAATCGGCGGCAAGGTTCTCGCGATCGCGGCAGTACTCATGGTCGTGCTCGTCCTCGTCGCCGGAGCCCGCACCTACATGCAGCGGCAGTCCGTTCCCGTCACTGCCAGCTTCGTCACACAGGAGGCCGTCGACGATGAGACGACGCGGTTGTGGATCGACGTCACGCGTCGCGACACCTCTGTGCCGACGTACTGCATCGTCACGGCCGTCGACTACGACTTCGCCGAGGTGGGCCGTCGAGAAGTTATTGTTCCGGCGGGCGGTGACGAGCTCATCCACGTCGGCGTCGACCTCCCGGTGCGCAAGCCGGCGGTCTCAGGACGAATCTACGGCTGCTCGGAAGACATCCCCTTCTACATGGACACCTCCCAGACGTACACCGCGGCTTATTCGGCACCAACCGCGTGA
- a CDS encoding cytochrome P450, translating into MTSHENNNVSGEHSHKLLTDGYLLPSNLRKKAGLPPESMCPVTTKFLGEDATIVRGSEAVDFFYNEELMKRDGAMPQVIGDALVGKGAVHTLDGEAHKTRKAQMVAMAYEDERVAEFAPLVAEEVDRMVRSWKGEEGNVFQDMSLAFGRAAFRWAGIELSPEDTDEKVGRMITLLDNFGKVAGTPKAFWQRRQLDNWAGELITDVREGRVSARPDSVLAHMANLTDESGELVDATTAGIELQNLTRPTIAVGIFASFAAVALAENPQWRERINSAETDRESVAFAQEVRRFYPFVPMFPAKAIKDTEFKGCPVHEGQRVVLDFTGTLGSDEEWENPASFDPERFMPYANQSEAESIKAFIPQGGADVRTGHRCPGEKIAVTALSTAVSAMARPEVKISTEAIDTTYSMTQILTRPESGVRVSVSG; encoded by the coding sequence ATGACTTCCCACGAGAACAACAACGTGTCCGGCGAACACTCCCACAAGCTCCTGACCGACGGCTACCTCCTGCCCTCCAACCTGCGCAAGAAGGCAGGCTTGCCGCCCGAGTCCATGTGCCCCGTGACCACCAAGTTCCTCGGCGAGGACGCGACCATCGTGCGCGGCTCCGAGGCAGTAGACTTCTTCTACAACGAGGAGCTGATGAAGCGCGACGGCGCGATGCCGCAGGTGATCGGCGACGCACTGGTGGGCAAGGGCGCGGTACACACGCTCGACGGCGAGGCGCACAAAACCCGCAAGGCGCAGATGGTGGCCATGGCGTACGAGGATGAGCGCGTCGCCGAGTTCGCACCGCTGGTGGCCGAGGAGGTCGACCGCATGGTGCGCTCATGGAAGGGTGAGGAAGGAAACGTCTTCCAGGACATGTCCCTCGCGTTCGGTCGCGCCGCCTTCCGCTGGGCCGGCATCGAACTGTCGCCCGAGGACACCGACGAGAAGGTCGGCCGGATGATCACGTTGCTGGACAACTTCGGCAAGGTCGCCGGCACGCCGAAAGCCTTCTGGCAGCGCCGCCAGCTGGACAACTGGGCGGGCGAGCTGATCACCGACGTGCGTGAGGGCCGCGTGAGCGCCCGGCCCGATTCCGTGCTCGCGCACATGGCTAACCTCACCGATGAGAGCGGCGAGCTTGTCGACGCCACCACTGCCGGCATCGAGCTGCAGAACCTGACCCGGCCGACAATCGCCGTCGGGATCTTCGCCTCCTTCGCTGCCGTGGCTTTGGCCGAGAACCCGCAGTGGCGCGAGCGCATTAACAGTGCGGAAACGGACCGCGAGTCCGTCGCGTTCGCCCAGGAGGTGCGCCGCTTTTACCCCTTCGTGCCCATGTTCCCGGCCAAGGCAATCAAGGACACCGAGTTCAAAGGCTGCCCCGTCCACGAAGGCCAGCGTGTCGTGCTCGACTTCACCGGCACCCTCGGATCGGACGAGGAATGGGAGAACCCGGCGAGTTTCGACCCGGAGCGCTTCATGCCGTACGCCAACCAGTCCGAGGCGGAATCCATCAAGGCGTTCATCCCGCAGGGCGGTGCCGACGTGCGCACCGGGCACCGCTGCCCGGGCGAGAAAATCGCCGTGACGGCGCTGTCCACTGCGGTATCTGCCATGGCGCGTCCCGAGGTGAAGATCTCCACCGAGGCGATCGACACCACGTACTCCATGACCCAGATCCTTACCCGCCCCGAGTCCGGCGTGCGGGTGTCAGTTTCGGGCTAA
- a CDS encoding ATP-binding cassette domain-containing protein, with the protein MIEFRDVTKTYPGATAPAIQRFTYTVREGSTTCFVGPSGCGKTTLLRMVNRMIEPDAGAVAVRGKDIAGTDPVALRRSIGYVMQHSGLMPHRTVLDNVADIAMLSGAGKAEAKRRAGEMLELVNLDPTLFRRYPAELSGGQAQRVGVARGMVTRPDILIMDEPFGAVDPVVRRSLQKEILALKDTMATTVLMVTHDIDEAFLLGDDVVILGAQARIEQSGAPDHIVAHPANDAVREFIGAESWDLRAVERDGETLVVDAAGKVRGVLK; encoded by the coding sequence GTGATCGAGTTCCGAGATGTGACGAAGACCTATCCTGGGGCCACCGCGCCCGCGATCCAGAGGTTCACCTACACCGTGCGCGAGGGCTCCACCACATGTTTCGTTGGCCCGTCCGGTTGCGGCAAGACTACGTTGCTGCGCATGGTCAACCGCATGATCGAGCCCGACGCCGGTGCGGTGGCGGTGCGCGGCAAGGACATTGCGGGCACCGACCCAGTCGCGCTGCGCCGCAGCATTGGCTATGTCATGCAGCACTCAGGGTTGATGCCGCACCGGACTGTGCTGGACAACGTGGCTGACATCGCGATGTTGTCCGGTGCGGGCAAAGCGGAGGCGAAGCGCCGCGCCGGGGAGATGCTGGAGCTGGTCAACCTCGATCCCACGTTGTTTCGGCGCTACCCCGCCGAGTTGTCCGGCGGGCAGGCGCAGCGCGTCGGCGTGGCGCGCGGCATGGTCACCCGCCCCGACATCCTCATCATGGACGAGCCCTTCGGCGCGGTGGACCCCGTTGTGCGGCGCAGCCTCCAGAAAGAGATCCTCGCGCTGAAGGACACCATGGCTACCACCGTGCTCATGGTTACCCACGACATCGACGAGGCGTTCCTGCTCGGCGATGACGTCGTCATCCTCGGCGCGCAGGCCCGCATCGAGCAGTCCGGCGCACCGGATCACATCGTCGCCCATCCCGCCAACGACGCGGTCCGTGAGTTCATTGGCGCCGAAAGCTGGGACCTGCGCGCCGTCGAACGCGACGGCGAGACCCTCGTCGTCGACGCGGCCGGCAAGGTCAGGGGCGTGCTGAAGTGA
- a CDS encoding ABC transporter permease — protein sequence MNYLFSAQNWAGDSGFGARLVEHLGYSVLSVAIALLIAVPLGIAVGHSRRGANAVLSVAGALRALPALGLLTWLAISIPRGVTVPLIPATIVLVLLAVAPLVAGIVAGFDSVERDVVHSARAAGYSEAQVLTRVELPLAAPVIVGGLRSCVVQVIATATVVAYIGLGGLGRYLIDGLAVQDYPRMVAGAVLVTALALVVDLLLAGVQRLCTPPGVSASR from the coding sequence ATGAACTACCTCTTCTCCGCCCAGAACTGGGCCGGTGATTCCGGGTTCGGTGCCCGCCTGGTGGAGCACCTCGGATATTCGGTGCTCTCCGTGGCCATTGCGCTTCTCATTGCGGTGCCGCTGGGCATTGCGGTGGGCCACTCGCGCCGTGGCGCGAACGCCGTCCTGTCCGTCGCGGGGGCGCTGCGCGCGCTCCCGGCCCTCGGCCTGCTGACGTGGTTGGCCATCTCGATTCCCCGCGGTGTGACAGTGCCCCTGATCCCGGCGACGATCGTTCTCGTTCTCCTCGCCGTTGCCCCTCTAGTCGCCGGCATCGTCGCCGGTTTCGACTCCGTTGAACGCGACGTGGTGCATTCCGCGCGTGCAGCGGGATACAGCGAGGCACAGGTCCTGACGCGAGTGGAGCTTCCCCTGGCCGCACCCGTGATTGTTGGCGGCCTGCGCTCATGCGTGGTGCAGGTCATTGCCACCGCAACGGTGGTCGCCTACATCGGCCTCGGGGGGCTGGGACGCTACCTCATCGACGGTCTCGCGGTGCAGGATTACCCGCGCATGGTCGCCGGTGCGGTGCTGGTCACGGCCCTGGCACTGGTGGTTGACCTGCTTCTGGCGGGGGTACAGCGGCTCTGCACCCCGCCTGGGGTGTCCGCATCACGATAA
- the greA gene encoding transcription elongation factor GreA, translating to MAEIQKQYITPEMKAKLENELQALIDNRPVIAAEINERREEGDLKENAGYDAAREQQDQEEARIKQISEILANATTERTGVVEGVAQVGSVVHVYYNGDENDKETFLIGTRAASTGNKDLETYSENSPLGSALIGASEGETRSYNAPSGREISVTIVSAEPYDSDKAATPRAGS from the coding sequence ATGGCTGAGATCCAGAAGCAGTACATCACCCCGGAAATGAAGGCGAAGCTCGAGAACGAGCTTCAGGCGCTTATCGACAACCGCCCCGTCATCGCCGCCGAAATCAACGAGCGCCGCGAGGAAGGCGACCTCAAGGAGAACGCAGGTTACGACGCCGCCCGTGAGCAGCAGGATCAGGAGGAGGCGCGGATCAAGCAGATCTCCGAGATCCTGGCCAACGCCACCACCGAGCGCACCGGTGTTGTCGAAGGTGTCGCGCAGGTCGGCTCCGTCGTCCACGTGTACTACAACGGCGACGAGAACGACAAGGAAACGTTCCTGATCGGCACCCGCGCCGCCTCCACCGGTAACAAGGATCTCGAAACGTACTCCGAAAACTCCCCGCTGGGATCCGCACTGATCGGCGCCTCCGAGGGTGAGACCCGCAGCTACAACGCCCCGAGCGGCCGCGAAATCTCCGTCACCATTGTCTCGGCAGAGCCGTATGATTCAGATAAGGCTGCTACCCCGCGCGCGGGGTCCTAA
- a CDS encoding Bax inhibitor-1/YccA family protein has protein sequence MKSNNPVLTQLPQAGGGAGYGYQQSYPQPYSPVHSDADRPMTVDDVVTKTGITLAVIVAFAVANFGIALAGRPDLAVILTFVGAIGGFITVLVHAFGKKFGSRTVTLIYAAFEGLFAGGFSLILSGWMVGGADAGAMIFQAILGTVGVFMGMLFVYKTGAVRVTPRFNRILTGAIVGVAVMALGNLLLFLFTGMSPLRDGGPLAIIFGVVCVVLAALSFLQDFDLADRLVRTGAPAKMAWGVALGLAVTLVWLYTEILRLLSYFNRN, from the coding sequence GTGAAAAGCAACAACCCTGTTTTGACCCAGCTCCCGCAGGCAGGGGGCGGTGCGGGTTACGGGTACCAGCAGAGCTACCCGCAGCCTTACAGCCCCGTGCACTCTGATGCCGATCGCCCGATGACCGTCGACGACGTGGTGACCAAGACGGGTATCACCCTTGCCGTCATCGTCGCATTCGCGGTGGCTAACTTCGGCATTGCGTTGGCGGGCCGTCCCGATCTCGCGGTCATTCTGACCTTCGTCGGCGCTATCGGTGGTTTCATCACCGTGCTGGTCCACGCATTCGGCAAGAAGTTCGGTTCCCGCACGGTCACCCTGATCTACGCGGCGTTCGAGGGATTGTTCGCCGGCGGCTTCTCCCTCATCCTGTCTGGCTGGATGGTGGGCGGCGCTGACGCGGGCGCGATGATCTTCCAGGCCATCCTCGGCACGGTCGGCGTGTTCATGGGCATGCTCTTCGTGTACAAGACCGGTGCGGTGCGCGTCACCCCTCGCTTCAACCGCATCCTCACTGGCGCAATCGTCGGCGTCGCCGTCATGGCGCTGGGCAACCTTCTGCTCTTCTTGTTCACCGGCATGAGCCCGCTTCGCGACGGCGGCCCGCTGGCCATCATCTTTGGCGTCGTGTGCGTCGTCCTCGCGGCGCTGTCGTTCCTGCAGGACTTCGACCTCGCCGACCGCCTTGTGCGCACCGGCGCACCGGCCAAGATGGCGTGGGGCGTGGCGCTCGGCCTCGCGGTCACACTCGTGTGGCTTTACACCGAAATCCTCCGCCTGCTGTCCTACTTCAACCGGAACTAG